The proteins below are encoded in one region of Oncorhynchus kisutch isolate 150728-3 linkage group LG14, Okis_V2, whole genome shotgun sequence:
- the LOC109904031 gene encoding protein max-like isoform X4 — translation MSDNEDIDVDSDADKRAHHNALERKRRDHIKDSFSSLRDSVPVLQGEKASRAQILDKATDYIQYMRRKNHTHQQDIDDLKKQNAMLEQQVRALEKAKGNTTLQANYSSSDSSWYTNPKGSTVSAFDGGSDSSSESETEEPANRKRLRVEPI, via the exons ATGAGCGACAACGAAGATATCGATGTTGACAGTGAC GCTGACAAACGAGCACATCACAATGCGCTGGAGCGCAAACGTAGGGACCACATTAAAGACAGCTTCAGCAGTTTACGGGACTCTGTGCCTGTGTTACAAGGGGAGAAG GCTTCCCGAGCTCAGATCCTAGACAAAGCCACAGACTACATCCAGTACATGAGACGAAAAAACCACACACACCAGCAGGACATTGACGACCTGAAGAAGCAGAATGCAATGCTAGAGCAGCAGG TCCGTGCACTGGAGAAGGCCAAAGGGAACACTACTCTCCAGGCCAACTACTCTTCCTCTGACAGCAGCTGGTACACCAACCCCAAGGGGAGCACAGTGTCTGCCTTCGACGGAGGCTCCGACTCCAGCTCTGAATCAGAGACAGAGGAGCCGGCCAATAGAAAGAGGCTGCGTGTGGAGCCCATCTAG
- the LOC109904031 gene encoding protein max-like isoform X3 has protein sequence MSDNEDIDVDSDADKRAHHNALERKRRDHIKDSFSSLRDSVPVLQGEKQSVKQASRAQILDKATDYIQYMRRKNHTHQQDIDDLKKQNAMLEQQVRALEKAKGNTTLQANYSSSDSSWYTNPKGSTVSAFDGGSDSSSESETEEPANRKRLRVEPI, from the exons ATGAGCGACAACGAAGATATCGATGTTGACAGTGAC GCTGACAAACGAGCACATCACAATGCGCTGGAGCGCAAACGTAGGGACCACATTAAAGACAGCTTCAGCAGTTTACGGGACTCTGTGCCTGTGTTACAAGGGGAGAAG CAATCTGTCAAACAGGCTTCCCGAGCTCAGATCCTAGACAAAGCCACAGACTACATCCAGTACATGAGACGAAAAAACCACACACACCAGCAGGACATTGACGACCTGAAGAAGCAGAATGCAATGCTAGAGCAGCAGG TCCGTGCACTGGAGAAGGCCAAAGGGAACACTACTCTCCAGGCCAACTACTCTTCCTCTGACAGCAGCTGGTACACCAACCCCAAGGGGAGCACAGTGTCTGCCTTCGACGGAGGCTCCGACTCCAGCTCTGAATCAGAGACAGAGGAGCCGGCCAATAGAAAGAGGCTGCGTGTGGAGCCCATCTAG
- the LOC109904031 gene encoding protein max-like isoform X2, whose product MSDNEDIDVDSDADKRAHHNALERKRRDHIKDSFSSLRDSVPVLQGEKASRAQILDKATDYIQYMRRKNHTHQQDIDDLKKQNAMLEQQGECGLKAQGQLQVQEVRALEKAKGNTTLQANYSSSDSSWYTNPKGSTVSAFDGGSDSSSESETEEPANRKRLRVEPI is encoded by the exons ATGAGCGACAACGAAGATATCGATGTTGACAGTGAC GCTGACAAACGAGCACATCACAATGCGCTGGAGCGCAAACGTAGGGACCACATTAAAGACAGCTTCAGCAGTTTACGGGACTCTGTGCCTGTGTTACAAGGGGAGAAG GCTTCCCGAGCTCAGATCCTAGACAAAGCCACAGACTACATCCAGTACATGAGACGAAAAAACCACACACACCAGCAGGACATTGACGACCTGAAGAAGCAGAATGCAATGCTAGAGCAGCAGGGTGAGTGTGGGCTCAAGGCCCAGGGACAACTGCAGGTGCAGGAGG TCCGTGCACTGGAGAAGGCCAAAGGGAACACTACTCTCCAGGCCAACTACTCTTCCTCTGACAGCAGCTGGTACACCAACCCCAAGGGGAGCACAGTGTCTGCCTTCGACGGAGGCTCCGACTCCAGCTCTGAATCAGAGACAGAGGAGCCGGCCAATAGAAAGAGGCTGCGTGTGGAGCCCATCTAG
- the LOC109904031 gene encoding protein max-like isoform X1 — MSDNEDIDVDSDADKRAHHNALERKRRDHIKDSFSSLRDSVPVLQGEKQSVKQASRAQILDKATDYIQYMRRKNHTHQQDIDDLKKQNAMLEQQGECGLKAQGQLQVQEVRALEKAKGNTTLQANYSSSDSSWYTNPKGSTVSAFDGGSDSSSESETEEPANRKRLRVEPI, encoded by the exons ATGAGCGACAACGAAGATATCGATGTTGACAGTGAC GCTGACAAACGAGCACATCACAATGCGCTGGAGCGCAAACGTAGGGACCACATTAAAGACAGCTTCAGCAGTTTACGGGACTCTGTGCCTGTGTTACAAGGGGAGAAG CAATCTGTCAAACAGGCTTCCCGAGCTCAGATCCTAGACAAAGCCACAGACTACATCCAGTACATGAGACGAAAAAACCACACACACCAGCAGGACATTGACGACCTGAAGAAGCAGAATGCAATGCTAGAGCAGCAGGGTGAGTGTGGGCTCAAGGCCCAGGGACAACTGCAGGTGCAGGAGG TCCGTGCACTGGAGAAGGCCAAAGGGAACACTACTCTCCAGGCCAACTACTCTTCCTCTGACAGCAGCTGGTACACCAACCCCAAGGGGAGCACAGTGTCTGCCTTCGACGGAGGCTCCGACTCCAGCTCTGAATCAGAGACAGAGGAGCCGGCCAATAGAAAGAGGCTGCGTGTGGAGCCCATCTAG